Within the Miscanthus floridulus cultivar M001 chromosome 2, ASM1932011v1, whole genome shotgun sequence genome, the region GTTTTAGGTTGGCTTTGGCTACACATGCAATCAGAAATGAGTTTGAGTTTAACATAGAGAAGAGTGATCCAGGGAGGTACAGGGTCTACTGCAGTGCCAAAATTGATGGATGTAGGTGGAGGATTCTTGCATCTACAGGTGCAGACAAGACAACAGTGAAGGTAACTCTTGCCATCTTGCTTTTTTTGTTGATTTACTTATAAGAGATCTCTACTTATAATTGGTGTGACATATTTGCAGGTGAAGAAGAACCCATATCCTCATGACTGTCAGAGCACAAGAAGAGGTGGTAAAGTGAAGTGTGCAACCAAGTTTTGGGTTTGTGAAAAGGTGAAGGACTGGGTATTTGAGGATCCCAAGGTGTCAGCTATGGAGCTAcagaagaggatcaaggataaATTCAAGGTGGTTGTGCCTTACAAGAGAGTATATAATGGTAAGGAACTAGCCCACAGCCAATTATTTGGAGATTGGAGGTCCAGTTTTGACAATTTGTATAGGTTCAAGTTGCAAATTGAGGAATCTTGTCCAGGTAGCTTTGTAGTTATTGATCATCATACCATTAATAACAAGATTAGGTTCAATAGACTGTTCTTTGCCATGAAGCCATGTATTGATGGGTTTCTTCAAGGCTGTAGGCCATACTTGTCAGTTGATAGTACATTTCTCACGGGCAAGTTTAGAGGTCAGCTATGTGTAGCCTGTGCAGTAGATGGGCACAATTGGATGTATCCAGTTGCAGTTGGAGTCATAGATTCAGAAACAAATGAGAATTGGATATGGTTCATGGAGAGACTGAGAGATGTTATAGGGAGGCCACCAGGTCTGACCTTCTGTACTGATTGTGGTCAAGCAGTGATGGCCGGTGTGAGTGAGGTATTTCCTAATGCAGAGCACAGAGAGTgtatgtggcatcttgttcaaaATTTTAAGAAAAGGTTCCATGGACAGGTGTTTGATGATCATTTGTGGGCATCATCTTACAGTTGGAACTCATACCTTTTTGAGAAACACTGGTCAGCAATGGCAGCAGCTAAGCCAGCAGCTATGGTTTATCTACAGCAGAACCATAAGAAGCTATGGACCAGAAGTCAATTTGGAGTCACATGTAAGATAGACTATGTCACAAATAATTTAGCTGAGAGCTTCAACAACTGGATCAAAGGTGAAAAAGGCAGGAATTTGGATGACTTGCTTGATACAATCAGACAAAAGTTATTAATCAAATGGAACCACAGAAGGAAGATTGCAAGGCAGATGCAGGACAAGATACTTCCACACATTGTGGACAAGCTGAAGGAGCAAAGCAGAAACCTAGATATTGATGTCATAACTAGCGGCGATGGTATTGCAGAgttgtgtgcaagaggaggatcaAGCTTCAGATTTGTTGTGAATTTGGAACAAAGGACTTGCACTTGTAGGGCTTGGCAGGTTTCAGGCCTACCATGTAAGCATGCACTGGCCTACATCACTAGCATAAGAGGAGAGAAAATTGAAGACCATGTGGACAACTACTACTCAGTGCAGAAGTTCAGGTCAGCTTATGAGGGTATCATCCCTGCCATTCCTGATAAGTCCATGTGGCCCAAATCTGATCATGGCTTCTTCATGCATCCACCTCTTCTCAAATCAACTGCTGGTAGAAGGAAGACAAGGTTCAGAGGAGCTGCTGAAGGTGGCAACAAAGGCAATAAAGGCAGGCACCAGTGCCCTATTTGCCATGAATATGGGCATCACTGGTACACTTGTAAAGATGGAGATCCTGCAGACATTGCAGCAATGCTTGCTGATAGGTGAGATTCTTTGTTTCAGATTTTTGTGTTGGGTTGTATGTGACATACTTAGCAGCTATGACAGTTTGTATTTATCTACTGCAGGGGACCACctaaaaggaagaagaaaaaggcaaCCCCAGCCTCAACTGAAACAAGCATTGTTCCTGTTCCTACCAGAATGGTGTTCCCTGATTTGCCCCCTGGTACAACTGCCACAACTGAAGCAACTGCTGGAAATAAGAGGAAAACAACATCAGCAGGTtctaagaaatcaaagagctcatCCTCTGCCTCAGCAGCTTCAATCAGGTACAACTATCACATATACCTGATCAATGTAGTATCATCAGATAGCAAATGTCCTGTTAGATGCCTGTTTACCATGTTGATCCAATGCATAACTCGGGAATATATTTGTTGAATCAGTGCTAAAATAATTTGCTGGATTCAGTGTCACACTCTGAGACAAT harbors:
- the LOC136538822 gene encoding uncharacterized protein isoform X1, whose protein sequence is MVEPEVRPAWLSDGMDPKTSYRLEIRIVATNSRCRWFSISTVVDADTTNFKDLVEDIVDKYPCGYGDIVDMFYYCGETKSNIKVSSDHDLVTMFSKNASAKTCLLTFAYHPMGTDTPVIPLWHDLAEMPNSSMQACNLAEPTPAPTQTQASTQTQASSQTATTTDDDNYLNNPEPQNEHVGVDEEGMYIELEPRTKGTDAFEEDVPVSDSEWESDSDDDDDDDDYEEDEADEMVKDKVPLSNPEIVYDKNDPPMTVGSIYENMSCFRLALATHAIRNEFEFNIEKSDPGRYRVYCSAKIDGCRWRILASTGADKTTVKVKKNPYPHDCQSTRRGGKVKCATKFWVCEKVKDWVFEDPKVSAMELQKRIKDKFKVVVPYKRVYNGKELAHSQLFGDWRSSFDNLYRFKLQIEESCPGSFVVIDHHTINNKIRFNRLFFAMKPCIDGFLQGCRPYLSVDSTFLTGKFRGQLCVACAVDGHNWMYPVAVGVIDSETNENWIWFMERLRDVIGRPPGLTFCTDCGQAVMAGVSEVFPNAEHRECMWHLVQNFKKRFHGQVFDDHLWASSYSWNSYLFEKHWSAMAAAKPAAMVYLQQNHKKLWTRSQFGVTCKIDYVTNNLAESFNNWIKGEKGRNLDDLLDTIRQKLLIKWNHRRKIARQMQDKILPHIVDKLKEQSRNLDIDVITSGDGIAELCARGGSSFRFVVNLEQRTCTCRAWQVSGLPCKHALAYITSIRGEKIEDHVDNYYSVQKFRSAYEGIIPAIPDKSMWPKSDHGFFMHPPLLKSTAGRRKTRFRGAAEGGNKGNKGRHQCPICHEYGHHWYTCKDGDPADIAAMLADRGPPKRKKKKATPASTETSIVPVPTRMVFPDLPPGTTATTEATAGNKRKTTSAGSKKSKSSSSASAASIRRSGTGSNQPETGSQPVPLSIVFPASLEPETEHVNTADDMNTAENKGRPKTAVNKKRKLNSPAMNTRAKVSTTPDSPAMGTRSKRKLDI
- the LOC136538822 gene encoding uncharacterized protein isoform X2 produces the protein MVEPEVRPAWLSDGMDPKTSYRLEIRIVATNSRCRWFSISTVVDADTTNFKDLVEDIVDKYPCGYGDIVDMFYYCGETKSNIKVSSDHDLVTMFSKNASAKTCLLTFAYHPMGTDTPVIPLWHDLAEMPNSSMQACNLAEPTPAPTQTQASTQTQASSQTATTTDDDNYLNNPEPQNEHVGVDEEGMYIELEPRTKGTDAFEEDVPVSDSEWESDSDDDDDDDDYEEDEADEMVKDKVPLSNPEIVYDKNDPPMTVGSIYENMSCFRLALATHAIRNEFEFNIEKSDPGRYRVYCSAKIDGCRWRILASTGADKTTVKVKKNPYPHDCQSTRRGGKVKCATKFWVCEKVKDWVFEDPKVSAMELQKRIKDKFKVVVPYKRVYNGKELAHSQLFGDWRSSFDNLYRFKLQIEESCPGSFVVIDHHTINNKIRFNRLFFAMKPCIDGFLQGCRPYLSVDSTFLTGKFRGQLCVACAVDGHNWMYPVAVGVIDSETNENWIWFMERLRDVIGRPPGLTFCTDCGQAVMAGVSEVFPNAEHRECMWHLVQNFKKRFHGQVFDDHLWASSYSWNSYLFEKHWSAMAAAKPAAMVYLQQNHKKLWTRSQFGVTCKIDYVTNNLAESFNNWIKGEKGRNLDDLLDTIRQKLLIKWNHRRKIARQMQDKILPHIVDKLKEQSRNLDIDVITSGDGIAELCARGGSSFRFVVNLEQRTCTCRAWQVSGLPCKHALAYITSIRGEKIEDHVDNYYSVQKFRSAYEGIIPAIPDKSMWPKSDHGFFMHPPLLKSTAGRRKTRFRGAAEGGNKGNKGRHQCPICHEYGHHWYTCKDGDPADIAAMLADRGPPKRKKKKATPASTETSIVPVPTRMVFPDLPPGTTATTEATAGNKRKTTSAGSKKSKSSSSASAASIRSGTGSNQPETGSQPVPLSIVFPASLEPETEHVNTADDMNTAENKGRPKTAVNKKRKLNSPAMNTRAKVSTTPDSPAMGTRSKRKLDI